One Ochotona princeps isolate mOchPri1 chromosome 25, mOchPri1.hap1, whole genome shotgun sequence genomic region harbors:
- the SMO gene encoding protein smoothened, translating into MAAARSARGPELLLLAELLLLLGGPGRGAASSGNATGPGPRGAGGAARRSEAATGPPPLLSRCGRAAHCEPLRYNVCLGSALPYGATSTLLAGDSDSQEEAHGKLVLWSGLRNAPRCWAVIQPLLCAVYMPKCENERVELPSRTLCQATRGPCAIVERERGWPDFLRCTPDHFPEGCPNEVQKIKFNSSGQCEAPLVRTDNPKSWYEDVEGCGIQCQNPLYTEAEHQDMHAYIAAFGAVTGLCTLFTLATFVADWRNSNRYPAVILFYVNACFFVGSIGWLAQFMDGARREIVCRADGTMRIGEPTSNETLSCVIIFVIVYYALMAGVVWFVVLTYAWHTSFRALGTTYQPLSGKTSYFHLLTWSLPFVLTVAILAVAQVDGDSVSGICFVGYKNYRYRAGFVLAPIGLVLIVGGYFLIRGVMTLFSIKSNHPGLLSEKAASKINETMLRLGIFGFLAFGFVLITFSCHFYDFFNQAEWERSFRDYVLCQANVTIGLPTKKPIPDCEIKNRPSLLVEKINLFAMFGTGISMSTWVWTKATLLIWRRAWCRLTGQSDDEPKRIKKSKMIAKAFSKRRELLQNPGQELSFSMHTVSHDGPVAGLAFDLNEPSVDVSSAWAQHVTKMVARRGAILPQDVSVTPVATPVPPEEHANRWLVEAEISPELEKRLGRKKKRRKRKKEVCPLGPPVEPRHPSPGPAQGPAPSTVPRLPQLPHRRCLVAAGAWGAGESSRHGAWTLVSNPFCPEPSAPAAPTTWTQGRRQGLGPIHSRTNLMEAELLDADSDF; encoded by the exons ATGGCCGCTGCCCGCTCTGCGCGGGGGCCGGAGCTGCTGCTCCTggcggagctgctgctgctgctggggggcCCGGGCCGGGGAGCGGCCTCGAGCGGGAACGCCACGGGGCCTGGGCCGCGCGGCGCCGGCGGGGCGGCGAGGAGGAGCGAGGCGGCCACGGGCCCTCCGCCTCTGCTGAGCCGCTGCGGCCGGGCCGCGCACTGCGAGCCGCTGCGCTACAACGTGTGCCTGGGCTCGGCGCTGCCCTACGGCGCCACCTCCACGCTGCTGGCCGGGGACTCCGACTCCCAGGAGGAAGCGCACGGCAAACTCGTGCTGTGGTCGG GCCTCCGGAATGCCCCCCGCTGCTGGGCAGTGATCCAGCCGCTGCTGTGTGCCGTGTACATGCCCAAGTGTGAGAATGAACGAGTGGAGTTGCCTAGCCGCACCCTGTGCCAGGCCACCCGCGGCCCCTGTGCCATTGTGGAGCGGGAGCGGGGCTGGCCTGACTTCCTGCGCTGCACGCCTGACCACTTCCCCGAAGGCTGCCCG AATGAGGTGCAGAAGATAAAGTTCAACAGTTCAGGCCAGTGTGAGGCGCCCTTGGTGCGCACCGACAACCCCAAGAGCTGGTACGAGGATGTGGAAGGCTGCGGGATCCAGTGTCAGAACCCGCTCTACACCGAGGCCGAGCACCAGGACATGCACGCCTACATCGCCGCCTTCGGTGCCGTCACGGGCCTCTGCACGCTCTTCACCCTG GCCACCTTTGTGGCTGACTGGCGGAACTCCAATCGCTACCCAGCCGTCATTCTCTTCTACGTCAACGCGTGTTTCTTCGTGGGCAGCATTGGCTGGCTGGCCCAGTTCATGGATGGGGCCCGCCGGGAAATCGTTTGCCGGGCAGATGGCACCATGAGGATTGGGGAACCCAC CTCCAACGAGACCCTGTCGTGCGTCATCATCTTCGTCATCGTGTACTATGCCCTCATGGCTGGCGTGGTTTGGTTTGTGGTCCTCACGTACGCCTGGCACACCTCCTTCAGAGCGCTGGGCACCACCTACCAGCCTCTCTCGGGCAAGACCTCCTACTTCCACCTGCTCACGTGGTCACTCCCTTTCGTCCTCACCGTGGCCATCCTCGCCGTGGCTCAG GTGGATGGGGACTCGGTGAGCGGCATCTGTTTTGTGGGCTACAAGAACTACCGATACCGGGCCGGCTTCGTGCTGGCCCCCATAGGCCTGGTGCTTATCGTGGGAGGTTACTTCCTCATCAGAG GGGTCATGACCTTGTTCTCCATCAAGAGCAACCACCCCGGGCTGCTGAGTGAAAAAGCAGCGAGCAAGATCAACGAGACGATGCTGCGCCTGG GCATTTTTGGCTTCCTGGCTTTCGGCTTTGTGCTCATTACCTTTAGCTGCCACTTCTACGACTTCTTCAACCAGGCCGAGTGGGAACGCAGCTTCCGGGACTACGTGCT GTGCCAGGCCAACGTGACTATCGGACTGCCCACCAAGAAGCCCATCCCCGACTGTGAGATCAAAAATCGTCCTAGCCTCCTGGTGGAAAAGATCAACCTGTTTGCCATGTTTGGGACTGGCATCTCAATGAGCACATGGGTCTGGACCAAGGCCACACTGCTCATCTGGAGGCGCGCCTGGTGCAG GCTGACAGGGCAGAGTGACGACGAGCCCAAGAGGATCAAGAAAAGCAAGATGATTGCTAAGGCCTTCTCCAAGCGCCGCGAGCTGCTGCAGAACCCGGGCCAGGAGCTGTCCTTCAGCATGCACACAGTCTCCCATGACGGGCCCGTGG CTGGCTTGGCCTTCGACCTCAACGAGCCCTCAGTGGACGTCTCTTCCGCCTGGGCCCAGCACGTCACCAAGATGGTGGCTCGGAGAGGAGCCATTCTGCCCCAGGATGTGTCTGTCACACCCGTGGCCACTCCAG TGCCCCCGGAGGAACATGCCAACCGCTGGCTGGTGGAGGCTGAGATCTCACCGGAACTGGAGAAGCGTCTGGGCCGGAAGAAGAAGCGGAGGAAGCGAAAGAAGGAGGTGTGCCCACTGGGGCCGCCAGTGGAGCCTCGCCACCCCAGCCCCGGTCCCGCTCAGGGCCCGGCGCCCAGCACTGTGCCTCGGCTGCCGCAGCTGCCCCACCGCAGGTGTCTGGTGGCTGCCGGTGCCTGGGGCGCTGGGGAGAGCTCCCGACATGGAGCCTGGACCCTGGTCTCCAACCCTTTCTGCCCGGAACCCAGCGCCCCAGCAGCCCCCACGACCTGGACTCAAGGCCGCCGCCAGGGCTTGGGGCCCATTCACTCGCGCACTAACCTGATGGAGGCTGAGCTCCTGGACGCAGACTCGGACTTctga